One window from the genome of Halofilum ochraceum encodes:
- the ribH gene encoding 6,7-dimethyl-8-ribityllumazine synthase produces MTDLRTIEGELQPGHARIALAVTRFNGFITESLLNGAVDTLRRSGIDDDAMTVVRVPGCYELPLVVDRLAGSGSYDAVVALGCVIRGSTAHFDYVAGECSRGIGQAMQRHGIPVAFGVLTTDTIEQALERAGTKAGNKGADAAGSALEMISLMRQL; encoded by the coding sequence ATGACCGACCTCCGAACGATTGAAGGTGAACTGCAGCCGGGGCATGCGCGGATCGCGCTGGCCGTGACCCGGTTCAACGGGTTCATCACGGAGTCCCTGCTCAACGGCGCGGTCGATACGCTGCGCCGCAGCGGGATCGATGATGACGCCATGACCGTGGTTCGCGTGCCCGGTTGTTACGAATTGCCGCTCGTCGTCGATCGCCTCGCGGGCAGTGGCAGTTACGACGCGGTGGTCGCGCTCGGCTGCGTCATCCGCGGCAGTACCGCGCATTTCGATTACGTCGCCGGCGAGTGCAGCCGCGGTATCGGCCAGGCCATGCAGCGTCATGGCATCCCGGTCGCATTCGGCGTATTGACCACGGATACCATCGAGCAGGCGCTGGAGCGCGCCGGCACCAAGGCGGGCAACAAGGGGGCCGACGCCGCGGGCAGTGCGCTCGAGATGATCAGCCTGATGCGGCAACTCTGA
- the ribBA gene encoding bifunctional 3,4-dihydroxy-2-butanone-4-phosphate synthase/GTP cyclohydrolase II, translating into MQLDPIEEIIEDIRRGRMVIIMDDEDRENEGDLVMAAEAVGPQDINFMSMHGRGLICLTLTRERCQQLRLPLMVSDNQAAHRTNFTVSIEAAEGVTTGISAADRARTVQAAVAEEARPEDLVQPGHIFPLMAQTGGVITRAGHTEAGCDLARLAGRHPAAVIVEILNDDGTMARRPDLEKFAQQHGIKIGTIEDLIRYRMQHEKTLECVAETEFPTQFGEFRLYAYQDTIENGLHLALVKGHISPDRPVNVRVHVENLLCDTLGAKHGCGWPLHDAMQRVADMEDDGVVVILRKPENARDLVQRIHQYQMSGGQPEQERQREAPEDLRTYGIGAQILSDLGVRRMHLMSAPKIFHGIAGFGLEIEDYITH; encoded by the coding sequence ATGCAGCTCGACCCGATCGAAGAGATCATTGAAGACATCCGCCGCGGGCGGATGGTCATCATCATGGACGACGAGGATCGCGAGAACGAGGGCGATCTCGTCATGGCCGCCGAGGCGGTCGGGCCGCAGGACATCAATTTCATGTCGATGCACGGGCGCGGTCTGATCTGCCTGACCCTCACGCGCGAGCGCTGTCAGCAATTGCGCCTGCCTCTGATGGTCAGCGACAACCAGGCGGCACACCGGACGAATTTCACGGTCTCGATCGAGGCCGCGGAGGGTGTGACGACCGGCATCTCGGCCGCGGATCGGGCGCGTACCGTCCAGGCCGCGGTCGCCGAGGAAGCGCGCCCCGAGGATCTCGTACAGCCCGGCCACATCTTCCCGCTCATGGCGCAGACCGGCGGTGTCATTACCCGGGCGGGTCACACCGAGGCCGGCTGTGACCTGGCGCGACTGGCAGGCCGCCACCCCGCGGCCGTCATCGTCGAGATCCTCAACGACGACGGCACCATGGCCCGGCGCCCGGACCTGGAGAAATTCGCGCAGCAGCACGGCATCAAGATCGGGACCATCGAGGACCTCATCCGCTACCGCATGCAGCATGAGAAGACGCTCGAGTGCGTAGCCGAAACGGAGTTCCCGACCCAATTCGGCGAGTTCCGGCTCTACGCCTATCAGGACACGATCGAGAACGGCCTCCATCTGGCGCTGGTCAAAGGGCATATCTCACCCGATCGACCGGTCAATGTGCGCGTGCATGTCGAGAACCTGCTCTGCGATACGCTTGGCGCGAAGCATGGCTGTGGCTGGCCCCTGCACGACGCCATGCAGCGCGTGGCCGATATGGAGGATGACGGCGTCGTCGTGATCCTGCGCAAGCCCGAAAACGCGCGCGACCTCGTGCAGCGTATCCATCAATATCAGATGTCGGGCGGGCAGCCTGAGCAGGAGCGCCAGCGCGAGGCCCCCGAAGACCTGCGCACCTATGGCATCGGCGCACAGATCCTGTCGGATCTCGGCGTGCGCCGTATGCATCTGATGAGCGCACCCAAGATTTTCCACGGCATCGCGGGCTTCGGTCTCGAGATCGAGGATTACATCACACACTAA
- a CDS encoding riboflavin synthase, which translates to MFTGLVEAVGHIARVDSHGRDRRLRIEPGAELMRDLQPGDSIAVAGTCLTAVDPDATGFHADVSAETLAHTSLGGRGVGDRVNLERALLPTTRLGGHLVSGHVDGLGEIVGREADGQSWRLLIRVPDTLARYVAPKGSICVDGISLTVNEVDGAVFGVNIVPHTMAMTTLADCAPGDPVNIEVDLIARYLERLLTGGDAPAAGITRETLARTGFADDATDPKAH; encoded by the coding sequence ATGTTTACCGGACTGGTCGAGGCCGTAGGCCACATCGCGCGGGTCGATTCGCACGGGCGCGACCGGCGCCTGCGCATCGAGCCCGGCGCGGAGCTGATGCGCGACCTGCAGCCCGGCGACAGCATCGCCGTCGCGGGGACCTGTCTGACCGCCGTTGACCCGGACGCGACCGGCTTCCATGCCGATGTATCCGCCGAGACACTGGCGCACACGAGCCTTGGCGGGCGGGGCGTGGGCGACCGGGTGAATCTGGAACGCGCATTGCTGCCCACCACGCGGCTCGGCGGTCACTTGGTCTCCGGTCATGTCGACGGGCTCGGCGAGATCGTCGGCCGCGAGGCGGACGGGCAGTCGTGGCGCCTGCTGATCCGGGTACCGGACACGCTCGCGCGCTACGTCGCACCGAAAGGGTCCATCTGCGTCGACGGCATCAGCCTGACGGTCAATGAGGTGGACGGGGCCGTATTCGGCGTCAATATCGTCCCGCACACGATGGCGATGACGACGCTCGCCGACTGCGCGCCGGGCGATCCGGTCAATATCGAGGTCGACCTGATCGCCCGCTACCTGGAGAGGCTGCTGACGGGCGGCGATGCGCCGGCCGCCGGTATCACGCGCGAAACGCTCGCGCGGACCGGATTCGCGGATGACGCGACCGACCCGAAAGCGCACTGA
- the ribD gene encoding bifunctional diaminohydroxyphosphoribosylaminopyrimidine deaminase/5-amino-6-(5-phosphoribosylamino)uracil reductase RibD yields MAESMASGTDTAWMARALRLAQRGLYTTDPNPRVGCVVVRDGRVVGEGFHARVGEPHAEVAALGMAGEAAAGATVYVTLEPCCHHGRTPPCTDALIDAGVARVVYALRDPNPRVSGAGAGHLAEAGIAVERLDASAPDARALNIGFVKRMATGRPWIRIKMAMSLDGRTALASGESRWITGADARTDVHRWRARASCILTGRGTVAADDPALTVRLPEDEAPSAMRSPWVAIVDSGLTVPPTARLFDLHERVVIFTRSAETASAAALQARGAEIVPLPGDRDDHGVDPAALFAELGRREVNEVHVEAGPTLCGRLLETSYVDELIVYMAPQVLGDSARGLFAITPLASMAERTRLHLREVRHVGGDLRIHALPLIDRE; encoded by the coding sequence ATGGCTGAGTCCATGGCCAGCGGCACCGACACCGCCTGGATGGCCCGGGCGCTGCGGCTCGCGCAGCGCGGTCTCTACACGACCGACCCGAATCCGCGCGTCGGCTGCGTGGTCGTGCGTGACGGCCGGGTGGTCGGTGAGGGCTTTCATGCGCGCGTCGGTGAGCCGCATGCGGAAGTGGCCGCGCTCGGGATGGCGGGTGAGGCCGCGGCCGGTGCGACCGTCTATGTCACGCTCGAGCCCTGTTGCCACCACGGGCGCACACCGCCCTGCACGGATGCATTGATCGATGCGGGTGTGGCGCGCGTCGTCTATGCCCTGCGGGATCCGAATCCCCGGGTATCCGGTGCCGGCGCGGGCCACCTCGCGGAGGCCGGGATCGCGGTCGAGCGACTCGATGCGTCCGCCCCGGATGCACGAGCGCTCAATATCGGGTTCGTGAAGCGGATGGCGACCGGGCGGCCGTGGATACGGATCAAGATGGCGATGAGCCTCGACGGCCGCACGGCGCTGGCCTCCGGCGAGAGTCGCTGGATCACCGGCGCGGACGCCCGCACGGACGTGCACCGCTGGCGCGCACGGGCCTCCTGTATTCTGACCGGCCGCGGCACGGTCGCCGCAGACGATCCCGCGCTGACGGTCCGCCTGCCGGAAGACGAGGCACCTTCCGCCATGCGTTCGCCCTGGGTCGCGATCGTGGACTCCGGCCTTACGGTTCCGCCGACGGCACGTCTGTTCGATCTGCATGAGCGGGTGGTGATTTTTACGCGCTCCGCGGAAACCGCCTCGGCGGCGGCCCTGCAGGCCCGCGGCGCCGAGATCGTGCCGCTGCCGGGCGACCGCGACGATCACGGCGTCGACCCGGCGGCGCTGTTCGCGGAACTGGGTCGGCGCGAGGTCAACGAGGTCCACGTCGAGGCCGGTCCGACGCTTTGCGGTCGCCTGCTGGAGACCAGCTATGTCGATGAACTCATCGTCTACATGGCGCCCCAGGTGCTTGGCGACAGCGCGCGCGGGCTGTTCGCCATAACCCCGCTGGCGTCGATGGCCGAGCGCACGCGGCTGCACCTGCGCGAGGTCCGCCACGTCGGCGGCGATCTGCGTATCCATGCATTGCCGCTGATCGATCGGGAGTAA
- the nrdR gene encoding transcriptional regulator NrdR — MQCPFCHHAETRVIDSRLANEGEQVRRRRECAACGERFTTYESAVDLALPRIVKRDGSRETFSVDKLRAGVMRALEKRPVETVAIDAAVDRIRRRLRANGEREIDSRRLGDWVMEELRRLDQVAYIRFASVYREFEDVAAFRQEIERLEREPDPRDDTRPQLGLPGLGEDG; from the coding sequence ATGCAGTGTCCCTTCTGTCACCACGCCGAGACCCGCGTGATCGATTCGCGCCTCGCGAACGAGGGCGAGCAGGTTCGCCGGCGCCGTGAATGCGCGGCCTGCGGCGAACGTTTCACGACGTATGAGAGCGCCGTCGATCTGGCCCTGCCGCGGATCGTGAAGCGGGATGGCTCGCGCGAGACGTTCTCGGTGGACAAGCTCCGGGCCGGCGTGATGCGGGCCCTGGAGAAACGCCCGGTCGAAACCGTGGCGATCGACGCGGCCGTGGACCGCATCCGACGGCGCCTGCGGGCCAATGGCGAGCGCGAGATCGATTCCCGCCGCCTCGGCGACTGGGTGATGGAGGAACTGCGGCGCCTGGACCAGGTCGCGTATATCCGCTTCGCCTCGGTATACCGGGAATTCGAGGACGTGGCCGCCTTCCGTCAGGAGATCGAACGCCTGGAGCGTGAACCGGACCCGCGGGATGACACGCGCCCGCAGCTTGGCCTGCCGGGACTCGGAGAGGATGGCTGA
- a CDS encoding acyl-CoA dehydrogenase family protein: MTVVDTLDSPADHAVDGCAGDGERERLQRYAQWWHAHGEAISRDVDRVGGARLQLHDRIGRRIDRVCWSAGYRDMLLRGYAEGTVAATHETGSLLPGYRVGYVTSFFDPGLYCPHTVSLATLVALEKYGGPGTSDWIGRLTRRDGSVWQGATWMTEAAGGSDLGAGVETRADPAGDGWRLTGEKHFASNADAELALVAARPADAPTGVHGLALFAVPRLAADQSLNFRIRRLKDKIATRSVATGEIGLEGSEARPVGDPGQGIYLIMEVLNVSRVANSIASAALLQRALAETLAFARERIVFGQPLIEQPLFRRQFEDRCRRFREASALAWAAAGELDAVWQETPPYSQRYHRFRLLAHLAKYWTAEQAVAAGRWAIEAHGGNGLIVDYGIERLLREALVLSVWEGTPHRQMLDGLAVMAREGVHEDLIRWLGDPAGADRQRADIDALLARPRAEREAEVEPVFRGFAEWTASALAAAR, translated from the coding sequence ATGACGGTCGTGGATACGCTGGACTCACCGGCCGACCATGCAGTCGACGGCTGTGCGGGCGACGGCGAGCGCGAGCGTCTACAGCGCTACGCGCAGTGGTGGCACGCACACGGCGAAGCGATCTCCCGGGATGTGGATCGCGTCGGTGGGGCCCGTCTGCAGTTGCATGACCGGATCGGTCGCCGGATCGATCGGGTGTGCTGGTCTGCGGGCTATCGCGACATGCTGCTGCGCGGCTATGCCGAGGGCACGGTCGCGGCCACGCACGAGACCGGGTCGCTGTTGCCCGGCTATCGTGTCGGTTATGTCACGAGTTTCTTCGATCCCGGGCTCTACTGTCCCCACACGGTGTCGCTGGCGACGCTGGTCGCGCTCGAGAAGTATGGCGGCCCGGGCACTTCCGACTGGATCGGGCGTCTGACCCGACGCGACGGTTCCGTGTGGCAGGGCGCCACCTGGATGACCGAGGCCGCTGGCGGTTCCGATCTCGGTGCGGGCGTCGAGACCCGCGCCGATCCGGCCGGCGACGGCTGGCGCCTGACCGGAGAAAAGCATTTCGCGAGCAACGCCGACGCCGAACTCGCGCTGGTGGCGGCGCGCCCTGCAGATGCGCCGACCGGGGTACACGGCCTCGCGCTGTTCGCGGTCCCGCGCCTCGCCGCGGACCAGTCGCTCAATTTCCGGATCCGGCGCCTGAAAGACAAGATCGCGACCCGTTCCGTGGCGACCGGCGAGATCGGTCTCGAAGGCAGTGAAGCCCGTCCAGTCGGAGACCCGGGGCAGGGCATCTACCTCATCATGGAGGTGCTGAACGTCTCGCGGGTGGCGAACAGCATCGCCAGTGCCGCGTTGCTGCAGCGCGCACTGGCGGAGACCCTGGCGTTCGCGCGCGAGCGGATCGTCTTCGGCCAGCCGCTGATCGAACAGCCGCTGTTCCGGCGGCAATTCGAGGACCGGTGCCGGCGCTTCCGTGAGGCATCCGCGCTGGCCTGGGCCGCGGCCGGCGAACTCGACGCCGTCTGGCAGGAGACGCCGCCCTACAGTCAGCGTTATCACCGGTTCCGGCTGCTCGCCCACCTCGCCAAGTACTGGACGGCGGAGCAGGCGGTCGCGGCCGGGCGCTGGGCGATCGAGGCCCATGGCGGCAACGGGCTGATCGTCGATTACGGGATCGAACGGCTCCTGCGTGAGGCGCTGGTGCTGTCGGTCTGGGAAGGCACGCCCCATCGGCAGATGCTCGATGGCCTTGCCGTGATGGCCCGGGAAGGCGTGCACGAAGACCTGATCCGGTGGCTTGGCGACCCGGCCGGCGCCGACCGACAACGGGCCGACATCGACGCGCTGCTGGCACGTCCGCGGGCGGAGCGGGAGGCGGAGGTCGAGCCCGTGTTCCGCGGCTTCGCCGAATGGACCGCCAGCGCCCTGGCGGCGGCACGGTGA
- a CDS encoding EAL domain-containing protein, which produces MQHSCACQSSRRSIGLVFGRLVDENPELGNAIERFGWEWDDELGTAVADVGPGTRFDGVSGIFDLVAGLVGERGAREIRATWLEDTALREQTGRLLRAEPMTEFVPRQDSPLAGLLEARALETWFQPVVDGRSETVVGHECLVRAHHPDDGRLISPGELIGWARDENLLFMFDRVCREIHIARAAASGVGDDHLFLINFLPSVIYEPEFCLRTTVGAIEGTGLRPEQIVFEVVETEAIEDHDHLRDILCYYRKHGFQAALDDLGAGYSGLSLMADLDPDLIKIDRGVVSRADQSEGHAEVCRAIIGLARSRGRRVLAEGVETASQRDFMRTLGVDMMQGYFFGRPAAEPAAG; this is translated from the coding sequence ATGCAGCATTCCTGCGCATGTCAGAGCAGTCGCCGGAGTATCGGGCTCGTATTCGGACGGCTCGTGGACGAGAACCCGGAACTGGGAAACGCGATCGAGCGCTTCGGCTGGGAATGGGATGACGAGCTGGGCACGGCCGTCGCCGATGTCGGCCCCGGCACACGCTTCGACGGTGTTTCCGGGATTTTCGATCTGGTCGCCGGGCTCGTCGGCGAGCGCGGCGCGCGCGAAATCCGGGCGACCTGGCTGGAAGATACCGCATTGCGCGAGCAGACCGGGCGTCTGCTGCGTGCGGAACCCATGACCGAATTCGTCCCACGCCAGGACAGTCCGCTGGCCGGGTTGCTCGAGGCCCGTGCGCTGGAAACATGGTTCCAGCCCGTGGTCGACGGCCGCTCTGAAACCGTTGTGGGGCACGAGTGTCTGGTACGGGCCCACCATCCGGACGACGGACGTCTGATTTCCCCGGGGGAACTGATCGGCTGGGCCCGGGATGAGAACCTGCTGTTCATGTTCGACCGCGTCTGCCGGGAGATCCATATCGCCCGGGCCGCGGCGAGCGGGGTCGGCGACGACCACCTGTTCCTGATCAATTTCCTGCCGAGCGTGATCTATGAGCCGGAGTTCTGTCTCCGGACCACCGTGGGCGCGATCGAGGGAACCGGATTGCGCCCGGAGCAGATCGTCTTCGAGGTGGTCGAGACCGAGGCCATCGAGGACCACGATCACCTCCGAGACATCCTGTGCTATTACCGAAAACATGGTTTTCAGGCGGCGCTGGATGACCTCGGAGCCGGCTATTCCGGACTCTCGCTGATGGCGGATCTGGATCCGGACCTGATCAAGATCGATCGCGGTGTGGTCTCCCGTGCCGATCAGTCGGAAGGGCATGCCGAGGTCTGCCGTGCAATCATCGGGCTTGCCCGCTCCCGGGGACGCCGTGTGCTTGCCGAGGGGGTCGAGACGGCCTCTCAGCGCGATTTCATGCGGACGCTGGGCGTTGACATGATGCAGGGGTATTTCTTCGGTCGGCCGGCCGCGGAACCTGCGGCCGGATAG